In the genome of Sander lucioperca isolate FBNREF2018 chromosome 18, SLUC_FBN_1.2, whole genome shotgun sequence, the window GGGATGCATTTTTGATTTTGGGTAACACAGTCAGTTGACTCAGTCTTTCCAAAGGAATGTCATTCAGCTCTGAGCTCTCTCAATCTGATACCACAGTTGATTAGCCTCGGTCTTGGGACATTATATGATAGCCTATATCTGTAGCATGAGTACGAAAGTACAGTAACCCTACATCAGAGTCCATCTGTTGTGTAGTCAGAGGGAGCCGTTTACTGGTGAAATGTTGAAGACACCCTGTGGTGCAGCTCTTACTCTTATTTTGACTGGGGAAACCATGTACAGAACAATGTCATTGTAATGTCTtattaaaaaagtgattttaaatctgttatgtctgtttgtttggtttttcaAGGATTAACGGCAGTTATTGTGACTAGGCCTGTGTGAGTGATAAAaccattttatgtatttttaagtaTCTTATTATATAAATAGTGTTTCAAGAATGCTCATATTTCAAATTAGAAGTCTGCAGTGTTAACATTTCTTTGGGTTTAGTGCTATTGGGCAGGTTCTTCACAAAGAGTTTATGTCCACCCTTAGACTAAGTTTCTGGTCTCAATTCCCTTGCCAGTAAATGGGGGAAATGTACAAAACAGGAAGTCCAACCGCTGGTCTTTTTGGAACAACAACAGAGCCACATGATAGTTTGCATGAGAGTTGGAGGGGCAGTGGAGATATACAGCTGAATGTGAATTCTTTTTGAATGTTGCATGTTGGTGGTGAGCCATAGTGGAGTTGACGCTGAGCTGTCAGCTCTAACTTCCTGAGTTTGCTTTTGGCTGGGACTGGCATTAAAAAGCGAGTCAGTTCTTTTCACTCGGTGAGAATGTCTGTTGACTAATGCAGGGATGGTGTTGAGAAAGGGAAATGTAATAGGATAAAAATGTGTTATGAGTTGCCTGTGAATACATACTGGTTGCTAATGAGACCATTTATTGCACTTCTCAAAAGAACGAGCCACTcataactagggatgcaccgatccgactttttcagtcccgataccgatgcctgggctttgtgtatccgTCGATACCGATCCAAtactgttgttgaattaataatacactgtacaccttccaccttatacctaacttccaccatgtggaagagactaaaggcaccagactttcctaactaaacattactttcctaactaagacaacatagatgtaatgtattgaattcttatttatttgtacactcaactcttccagcatgcgacacacgtgcaacagagggaaaaaaacgaacaaaactggatcggcccATGGATCTTTGGATTCTATGGATTTTTTCCGATCCCCCATCctgctattttgtcaatatcaggaccgatatccgatcttaatatcagatcggtgcacccctactCATAACCATGTGTTTCACTCTTTTCACATAATCATGAGCATAATGAGTAATAATGACAATACTACAGCCATTATGTGTATTTATATGACCTTTATAAAAGTTTATGTGATCTCTTCACAATCTATGGAGAGTTTTCAACATTCTAGGAAGATTGTGTCTGTATTATTACCCTTGTCTACTCTGCTAAAAATACTGACCTCATTTAATTATTGCTGCTGAATAATCATTTCAGTAAAATATAACTTTAAGAGTTGAATTTGTCCGTTCAACTGTTTACTAGTAGACACAGTGAAAGaatgtttttagttttcattCAAGCTGATTAACGTGTGTTTGTCCTCCTGGCAAAGACAGGATTAATGGTGACAAATGGTCTGACTACTGTGTTTCGGGCTACAGAAGATTAGTCAGTGTTATTCTGCAGATTTTAGTATTTTTCCACTCACCATACTGAAGGGCACTGTTTCTTGTGTTACACATCCACATAAAAACTGGCACTATGTAAGCTGTTGAAAAAGCAcagtttgctttttttttttgcatttccaaGAATAGGATGCGCACTGTCTTCAAGCATACAAGTAAAGTATTTGCAGTATTCACTGACAATCAGACACTGTATCCTACATGTGTCTGCATCCACAAGTGTTTGACTGTATAATCACGGTGGCATTGGCTCTGTGGAAAATCTGGTGTTTAGCAAGTTGCTGTAGAGGCCTCAGGATGTTTGCTTTAGCACCACAGAGGTTTCCGTCACACAGGTCAGGTGACATAGATACAGATATGGCTCCACTGCCACAGAAGATCTTTAGCACAACCCACACACCTCTTGCAGCTGTGATTTAAATGCTTGATTACAAAAAAGGGTCTATAATTGAAATGATCAGCCACAAACAAAGCAAGTCGAGAACGTATCCAAGCTTCTGAGAGTATTTGTAAATACTTGTTTTCAGTGACGGCTTGGTCAAGGGCCTCCATTAGATGCTGATGGCAGTTTAATTGGGCTGTAATGGCCACTTTGGTTCCCACCACTTCATTACAACCATATGATCCTCACAGCTTTATTGGTAAGACTGGGGCCCCTGGGGCAAGGACAGAGACTGTAAGCAATGTTTTATGACCTCTCCGCTGTAAAGATTAGACCCCCTGGCCCTTCTGTCAACTCCCTCTGTGCTCGGCTGGAATTCCTTACACTTCCTGAGAGGAAAGGTCATAGAAGAAAGCTCATTAATAGGAGCTTCTTGAAATAGGTCTCATTCTTCATGCTTAAGAAGTAGACGGGTCAACTTTTGCAAAGGTGGAGTTGAATATGATTGTGTTCACTACAGCACAGCAACATGTTCATTTAGCATCTCACAAACCAGAAGCTTACTTCAGATTCATAACTCATTGGTGTCATCATTCACAATGTAAAATGGCAAATGACCTAAAATACTAACACTGGTTTGCACAAGAATGTCTATGACAAATTTGTCTTAGATGGCCAAAATGCCAACAACAATGTTTGTTGGGGTGGGTACTATGACAACGACATGATGGGATCTCTGCCAGTGTGgcctggttttttttttggtatcaCATAGGTGGCTGACTGTGCTGTAAGTTTACAGTTAGTTCCTCTATTCAACATAGAAAGAGGAAGAGTGGGAAGAAATCGAAAGAGACTCCACTCTCTGTGAGCGAAGTTCTGCAATATAGAAACACACCTTTTTCCCCTTTGTCATAATGGCAGCTCTTCGTACTCGCCCTTCATTAGTCAACTTGACAAAGATTTAAAACAGCATCGGGAAAAACTGTGATGAGTGGTATTACAGCTGCTCATTACATGCCTACAAACCTAGCCTGAGTTATGTTTGTGGTTTTAAGGGGTGTGGTGTGTCTTCCTCACTTGTCTTCACTTCCCTTTTAACTACAGCTGCATGGTAACATTTGCGCAGGTAGCACGAATGTAATAGTCCTTTCTGACTGTGGGTTGTGAATATAGTCATCGCTGGTTTAATGTTGGCCTACAGTTCAACAGTCAGCCACACCCAGCTGGATAATCACTGTAGGATTTGAGATGCCTGCAGATACAGATATTCTTGTGCACATTGGTGAACACTATTATGAAAGCGGTTTATTTATCTGCCAAATGGTAGGATGGAACACCTACTCCAAGCCATAGCTTACACAGCTTAGTTCAAGGACAGtaaaaaaaatgcctttttgGTTATGAAACTtatctctctgtcctctgtacCTTCAGTAGCCCTTTTCAAATGAGCTGTTGAACAATAAACTCACACAGAGCTCAGTGTAAAACATGTCCGGAAGTGGCTGAAAGTTGTTTCAGGTTTCCTGCTGAGGTTAATTCTCTTGAATGCCACACTACATAAAAACCCCTATTTCCTTTTTACACAGATGCACTCCTTTCTGTTTATATTGTGGGTGTGACTTAAGTTTGTTTTGACTGCAAGTGTGTCAGTGCAGGTTTTACTCATAAACAGTCTAAACAAATGTGCTATGGTTTTTATAGGAGTTATGCTGTGGTATAGGTCAGCTAAATAAGTTTGAAAAAGTGATGCTGTGAAGTCCAAGGTGCACTCTGGGCATTGGTCCAAAATGCATTCCATTCATATCTGCAACTGAAGGTTACTTTCTGTGGTGAAATTACAAATTCAGAGAACCAGAAAATTATTATGAAAGGCTGGATGTCCACATAaccaatttgttttttaatggatAAAGTGCTCATACAAGCATTAACTACATAATTTGAGCCACTAACCATACAGTTTTGTTGGTACCGTCTCACTGGCCTATCAGCATGTTGGTTattccactttaaaaaaaaatccaatctaAGTTACAttagattacattacatttttttaagccTCAGGCTTCtatttatattccattatgtgaAAACCTAAAATGTGTCCACATAGTTCCTCTTGAGAATTGCAGGATGTTTGCCTcagctgtgtgagagtgtgaacCAGTTTGTCCCTGGACTCATATGCTGTGTTTTTCCAGCTGTAACACAGAGAGTAAAGAGGATCATAGCTGAGTGTTAACCATCTTGCCTTTAGATGTAAGCAATGCTACAGTATAGGACAAGGGGGGTGGCGGTGGCATTATAGATGGTGCTGCAGCTTGAGGTGTCCTGTGTCTCTTGGCTGCGAGGAACAAAAAACTTAGTGCATTTGTTTCTAAAGCAAAATGAAACCAATTGGAGGTTTTTGAGATTCAACTTATTCATACAGTATGCAGCAAAGTACTGGCCTATACCATGTGGCATCTGTAATTTGGCTTTACATAACCTCCTCAACactcacagaaacactgaaggGTGACTTTAACATCAAAGTATACAGTAACGTAGACAGGAGTCATTCACCTAGCAGCAGTATCCACCAGCCACATGTAATCACTCACAGCCTCCACACGCTGACTGACAAAATGATGATCCATGCAAAGCAACCTCAAAGGCCTCCCTCAGCAGCTTGCTACCACACTGTCGCGCTCCATGACTGACTACATTTGTATATTTGACAGGATCACTGTAATTACAGAGGAGACAATGTTTTGAGTGACAGCATCTCTGGATTTGACAACACCAGCATTGTGCTTTGGAGAAAATCTCACATCTAAGGCAAGTCAGTCCAGATTCAGACTACTGAGAAGTAATGACTCAGGGAAACgctacacacacaccctcccttCTGCTATTCTCTCCTCGGTGCTGGGCCGCCACACACCCTAATGATGACAAATACATCATTGCACTAGAATGCCAGAGGGACAGCAGCCAGTCACAGGCAGTCAAGCCTCCACATAATGTAAGGTGGTATTTCAAGCAAGGAATCAATACACTATTACTGATACCACATTTGAGCCACACTGAACCTATATTTATagaacctatatatatatatatatgtatatgtgtgtgtgtgtgtgtgtgtgtgcgcacaatATTCTCACAGTACTGAATTTGTGTACTTCCTCAACTGCAGCACAGCTGTCGTAACAGCATCCCCGCCCTCCTCGTGTTCCCCTGCAAGGGGGGGTGCATTGGGATGAGGGGGGTTGAGTCAGCATTGTGTAGCTAGTTGTCCTGTTGGGCTTTGCTTCACTGGCACCTTTCCACCTCTTGCTTTAAAATCTACTGAAAAAGAGTGCGTTGTTGCATCTCATTATTGGAGATGGGGACAGAGCTGCAAAACAACACTAATCAAATACTCTATTATGGAATGGAGCTCTAgcctgttgtctgtctgtgcagACGGAAAGTTCAGTGGGCCCTGTTTGTcatgtgaaagagagaaagatgatctgtgtgtgtggaaaggGAGATAGTGGAGGTGGGGGTACCTTGGCAGGATGAGAGGAGCCATGCATATATGCAGCCTTCTTCTATTTTTAATCAGCCCAGTTTGATGTCTATTCTTGAGCCACTCCCTAATAGTTAGTGAGAAAATGAGTCTTCCTTTCTGGAACAGTGTCTCTTGGCTCCAGGCAGCGTGAGGATGGTGACACAAAGGATCTTCTGTGTCACTTGGCTGTGATGCAGCAGAGTGGTGCACATCACACAGGCTGCACAGAGTCAGACTCTCCTCCACCCATCTGGTTTGGAGGGGCGCTGCATTGCTCcctaatgttttattgtttcaaAAGGACCGGGTGGGGTGATACGCGTGCATTACTGAGTCCATGCAGATGCTTCTCACTATGTTTTGTGTGTAGAAAGTGCAGACTGGGTTGAATTGCACAttaaatctcaaaaacaacagtaaaactgatcacacacaaaaagacaaaacagccAACAAATTCCATCATCATGCCATAATtaataaactgtatgtaaaTAATAAGCCGGTGTTAAAGCAGTGCACTATGTTGCCTATGCAGCTATTTATGAGGACTTGAACTGTGTTGTTCGtactgcaggtattccacacaggTAAGAGTTATTTCTACTAATAGCACCATTTGTTGGCAGAAAATGTCCCCATTCTGTCTCGGTGCATGCAGCATGTACGCTACTATTCAGTAATGATTTTTTATGTTCACCGGAATCAACTGTAATGTGTATATGATAACAGATTAGAGACACCACTGCTTCATTGTGGGCTGTCCTCATTTACTCTGAGCCTCCCTGTATTCCCCTGTAGTGCTAGCCTAATTAGCCAACCACAAGAAGACTATAACTAccctattttaatttttttttggttgaCATTTAAGGAGGAGAGAGCACCAGAGAGACTGGAAAATAGATTTCTAAATGATTTGACTGGGAGAATGAGCTATGGGTGGGCAGGAGGATGACATGTTGACACAGAATAGTGGAGCTCCCCTCTAATCTTTGCAATAACCCCTCTGGGTCCTGTCCCCGCCACACAGGGGGACATGGACTTAATACTAGCTGTGAGTCAAATTAATTAGTTGAACATATCCTGGTCAAAGCCAAAGGATACCTCAATAGTAGGCTGGCTCTGATTGTTGCAATCCAGCTACCCCAGGCAGAAAATGAGAGGGCAGTGAAGGGCCACAGGGAGTTATTGTCTTAAATGATCCACTGTAGTAATTTTAgtaactgtgaaaaaaaaaaaggccattaATCTCAATCTATCCCTATTGTGATAGGTCATATCATCGACCAAGGCCGTCCAGGGAATCAGGGGTCAGATTGTTAAACTATGATTCAACCCAACCACATagtctgtctttctccatcctcATACACAGTTTTCACAATCACAGTTGGGATATTGGTTAATAATGTATTAGTTGGGACAGGAagggttgtatttgtttgtatttcagaTGAGAAAACTGCTCACAATGTTGTATTTAAACGATGATTTGGCGCTAAATCTACACAAAGCTAAAGCATCTACTTAAAGTTGGATTATGAAGTTACTTGtttctgtttaaataaaaaatcaaatcaagaaaTATTCACGTTGATGAGGCACAATGCCATCACAGATGTTCCTGCTGTCCAGTTTCAGCAGATGTTAAGCAAGCTTAGCTTTGGAGTCCCTATAGAGAAATATTAGGATGGGCATGAGGAGTATCATATTAATGCATAATCAAACTTGGCTCCCATTGCATTCTTCTATAAAGTGATTTGAGTATTTAATGGGACCTTCAGTGTCAACCCCACCCCATAAACTTCACCATTAACATTTATTTGGTCTGAGCTTTGGAGGCCACCCTGCTCATTACACTACAGCGCCGCTGTGTAAACAAAGAGCAGCATGAAAGGCTGTGAGGGGCCCCTGCATGCCTGTGGGAGTACGGGGCGTACTTCATGGTTTATGCTTGAAAAAGAGCCATAATCTTCCAGCTAATCTAGGGCTTGGGGTGGAATTCCCCTCGCATTGAGGGCAAAAGCTTTCAGGAGAGCTAGCAAATACTATGTTGGCCtcagttttaaaatatatatcaatAAACAAAGATAAACATATGGATTGAGGAATTTTAGTCATGATTTATTTTCCCACCTCTCCCAATGTCGTAAGTTCTAATAATGTAGTAACAACATTATCTTCACAACTTAAGTTCATATTTAGTTATGCGATAACAAGCTTGGCCCTCATGATTAATAATCTAATTGCAGTTTTATTGCACAGACTTGACATttacacacattaaaaaaactttttgggGGGACTTTGAGCAATGATTGCCCCCTAGTGTTTCAAATGCGCAATGTCTGAATTGACATACCTCATTCACAATTAGAAGAAATTCTGTAAATTATGATGAAAACCACTCAGCAATTTATGGCTGGCTGTAGCTGCTCATTTCTGGGGGGGATGTTTAACAATTTCAATCTAACATGTGATAATGTAAAAATCCACATCGATGTATGTTTAATCATGCACAGCAGAACAAAGGGCAGTGCTTAAAAAGCACAGTCAGTCTCATGTTTGTAGTTTCCTGCAGTTTACTGagcagccccatccctctggaacaccctacctgcagacatttttaaaaagaactcctgaaacaccacctgttttccacagcctacaacctcctttagcttagccacagtaattctctaaagtgtccttgggtttcatgaaaggcgctgtataaataagttattattattataaactcTGGACTTTCACTCTGTCACTGTgttttgcacaaaaaaaaaaaacttaaaaaaaaaaaaatcacaaacatTTGCAAGACTAATCCTCAACAATCTCAAACAttcaaaagaacaaaaaaacccCTTCCTGGTCTATTTGTGACCCATCTAGCTTAAATAACTATTTTTATTAAAGATAACCACAGTCTGTCATGTCTGTACTTGCACGTCATCTACCTTCGCAGCCCTACAATTACACAGACCAATAAAACGGATGATATTATCTGAACTTGGTTTATAGtgtatgaaaaaatatatttttttaaacaatggtttcgcttttcaatgtttttttaatcactatatTATCAGCCCAGTGTTTCTTCATTAGAAACATGTCTTTCttaaaaaactgttaaaaagagTGCAGAAATAAAGATACATTGAATATTATACACATGCCAGACTTAAATCTCATTTCCATGTGACCACACAAACTCAGACTTTTCTCCGGATGTGCAGGATGCGGATGTCTGGACTACTAAACTCTGGGTCTTGCTTGTCTGAAGGGATCTCCTCACAGTTGAAGTTTTGTTGCAGCAACTAAAAGGTAATACAAAACCCCACAATGACTCACTGAGAGGTAATGTAAAATATCTCAGCTTCTTTATAtgcatttacatatttattagCATTTAAAAATGGAACACACAGTTGGGCTCTCACCTCAAAAAACTGCATTTCCACTTTTGGGTTGATGCCCTCTGTGCGTTGCTCATAGCAGCAAATAATGCAGGTCTCTGGTCCAGAGAGCAGCTTTAAGCTCTCCACCAGTGGAACAATAGACTGTGTGGAAATAAATCACAAGTCACAAAGAGAAATACAGTGCTACACttcgtttgttttgttttgcaatgATGGTGATACAGGCACAAGTTTGCAAAGGGTCATGTTTAAATTGAAAAGCCTAAGTAGAAAACTATAGTAATATACCTGCTCATAATAGATGCAATCTGCCATGAGGACATAATGTGGGGGAGGCTGGAAGTCAGACACATCTTCACCCCTTAGTAGTAGACATCAAAAAGTTGTAAGCATGTTGAAAATGTTGAGCATGCAGCTTGGATGATTGAAATCCAAAAAACGAAATATAAGTACAAACCATTTCAGTACCTTGGCAGTAACGGATCCACTACTGACAAGTGCCTGGTTTTCCTGGATGTTCACCATCAGGAGCGTCTGCAAATCCTCAAGGTCTGTCACAGTAACTAGAGCTCTATGGGATTTAATAACGTTACACGTCAATGAAAACTATATTTTGGCTTTCTATAGGTTATTAATTAAAAAGGATATCAAGGCTGTTTTCCACTCACTGCAAAGCAAGGGAGTACACGCAGCTTAGCTAGTCGTTAAACTGCAACACGTTGGTGATATATGTATATTAACGTTACTATTTAATCGACAGAGTGACATATAAACGCACAAACTAGCTAAGCCGTTATCTCACCCCAGTGTTGCTGCCATCAGACCAACAACTCCTGTCCCAGCTCCTAACTCCACAACACTCCTGCCAGCCCAGACGTTCACTCCTGAGGACGGGTCATAAAATTGTTTTGTCTCTAAATATTTTGCTAGAACGATAGCTGCATCCCAAACAACGCAGCCAACGTCTCCTAAGTAGCACTGTTTCACCTTTAAGGTACACCCGTCGTTTTTCTCAATTTCTCTCACAAAATAATCAACCTCATCGGCGCCAGCCGCCATGTTGGCCGCGGCAGGAACAAGTAGAAAACTTCCGGTCTGATTTTTCCAGAATAAGAGCGTAACCTCTACAAGTCAGGGGTTGCTTCATTAATCTATACTGCTAGAGCGCCTATCGGTATTTGTCTACAATTAAGTAAAAGGTGCTTTCATTTCATTAATGGTCTCACTCTTCGTTTTGGTTACACAATGAAGAAAgtgaaaaacacagtttgagatgTAAATTGACTAATTCaataattaattcattatttaataggcctacatcataaaaaaaagaaaaaaagaagacatgtGACTATTAATATGATATTCCTGAGGCTAACGCATTTCCTAGTCTGATGTTTAATTACTGAGGCGTTTAGCTCTTTTTATAAGGTGTATAGGCTCACTATCCATGGTGGGCCCATAGACACGGCTAGTTGGATTATgtattctctttcttttctccttttaattattttgatcTCCAAGATTAGGAAAATGAAATTTTACTATGgctttgaaaacacagcacactgCATCCCTGTGTGTAGCCTACTTGAGGGAAAGGAGTAACCTAACGTTACGTGCACCAATAAACAAATCTAAAAAATATGTGCTAAATAAATATGTCAGTAATGTAAATCAATCagttgtttaatttgtttttaattatttctatTGACAAAATATAACAAAGAAAGATTCAGGTAAACAATATTAATATATGGATAAAAAATAAGTGATACAAATGTCAATCAATCATTCAATCGCCTTGGTTTGAAAGGGTGACGTTACTGACATGCGCAGATGCTAGATACTAGGATCTGCGCATGATCGGCGCGGGCTCCGCGGGCTTCGCGCGCAGATTTGGCAAGTACATTCGGTGTGGCGGTTTCAGTAGCTACCTGTAGGACTTCCACATAGGTGCCTTTATGTTGTTACTAACCTATTCACCgaattttacagatgtattaaTGAGTTTGGTATTATACGTCCATTAACTTGCCTTTGCGAGGTTTTAAAATGTTTCGTAGCAGCACAGAGGAGGTAGGTGACACCCCACAATGTGGACAAACAAGGAGGGTGTCCCCAATGGACAGAAGCGGACTAAATGAAACTACCTCGTACGGTCCCGCATCAACTTCCTCCGGTTCATCCCATCAAAGTTTAGATGAAGGCAGTACGAGCTTCAACCATGGTCCATTACTCCCCCGAATGGCCTCAGGTGATGTTATGGATAGCCAAAGTAGGTTAAGCTAACACTAGCATCTTTTACTTTCACAACAATGGCACACAAAACGAGGATAGAGACAGTAAGATATAATAATGGCATTTCTGATTCAAAATGCTCACgtctgaaattgtttttttttaatgtggatCATAGAAGGACAATGGGGCCACATTTGTAAGACTGAAACTCTTGTGTCTGGGCAGTATCAACATTAATATGACACAGACCCTCTCATATTTTATCTTGACACAGGTCAGTTCCATCACAGCCTCAGGTTAGGCAGGAACAATTCATCACTCTTTGCATCTACCTCGGATAGCTCTTCCCACCGCAGCCGTGGAGGAACACCAAAACAGAGGAGGACCCCGGGGTCTGCTGGGGCTACTGGCACACACCCAGCACGGACACCAGTGACTGATCACACTGGTACTTCAGACCTAGACAATGTTTGACCATGTCAATATGGCTGAAGCTGTGCTTTTTATTctgatttctgtgtttttgcagCAACAAGTTGCTCCTCTGCGACCACAACCTCTGGTGCATCTGTGATTGTGGCAGTAGTTGAAGGGCGTGGTTTGGCCAGGGGAGAGATTGGCATGGCCAGTCTCAACTTGAAATATCCAGAGCTTATACTCTCGCAGTTTGCAGACACTGGGACCTATGCCAAGGTAACCCATGCATTGTCAAAAGCTATAACCTACATGCTTGATTGGCTGTTAATCACGGCTACACTAAGCAGAGACTCTAAAATAGAGGAAAATCCTGTCTCAGTCATATGTTACTTTTCTGAAGGTCATAACCAAGATTCACATCTTGGTGCCACTGGAAATACTGATGCCAGACACAGCCAGTGAGAAGGGGAAAGGGACAAAGTTGTTCAACCTCATCACGGAAAACTTTCCGGTACCAATGCAGAATAGATGTTATGAGTAAAAATGCCCACTTTTCAAAGCATAAAGTAGCTCACTGTACGTTACTACTGCACTGCTGTGAACTGTGTATTGTGCGTCCCCCCCTATTGACATGTTGTGGTCCTGTAATATTTGCAAtttattatgtttgttttttttttgtcagggaGTAGCTTTCACTGCTATCCAAAGAAAGTATTTTAATGAAAGGAAAGGACTGGAGTACATTCAGCAGCTGTGTGCTCCAGAATTTGCCACCGTCCTCATGGAAGTACAAGCTAAGTACGCCACTGAGTACAATATGGTATAGAAATAGATGTACTATGTACTGTTTTTTGATGACCAAATGTCATGATTTGTTCAGGTATTATTgcctagcagcagcagctgctttGCTGAAATATTTAGAGTTCATCCAGAACTCCGTCTACGCTGCCAAGTCTCTCAAAGTGAGCTTTAAAGGGAGTGAACAGACAGCAATGATTGACTCAGCATCTGCCGCTAATTTGGAGTTGGTGGTCAATAATAGAGACCACAGGTAAGAGGGCAAGACAATGACAGCACCAGCTTTGTATGTGTAGTGCATTTATAATCATGTACAGTAAGtgttcagtctgtctgtctctgcttatttttttatagaAGCGAGCATACCCTTTTAGGAGTACTTAATCACACCAAAACGCCTGGTGGTGCTAGAAGGTTGCGATCCAATATTCTGGAGCCTCTGGTTGATGTGGACACCATCAACATACGCTTGGACACCATACGAGAGTTGCTGCAGGATGAGGAGCTCTTTTTTGGCCTGAAGAATGGTCAGGAATAAGCACAATAATGTGTTTACTGAAAATGAGAGCATGACACAGTATTTGAATGTCTCTTCTTTTTTACTCTTAGCCATAGGTCATTTCCTTGACATTGACCAGCTGCTCTCTGTTCTTGTGCAGATCCCAAAGCAGGAAACAGTATGTACACTACCTTCAGTACTCATGATTGTATAAGATGATTTTATCGCAATGGAATGTCTGGCATggagtgaatttgtgtgtgtgtgtgtgtgtgtgtgtgtgtgtgtgtgtgtgtgtgtgtgtgtgtgtgtgtgtttcgaaATACTTTACTAACTAAATGTGCCAAAATTGCTGTGTTTCTGCAGGTTCAGGTAGCTGAAGCAAAAATTACACACGTCATTCAGCTGAAACACACATTGGACCTGGTGCCACGGTTAAGGGTCTGTAAAATGTGTTCAAAATCATCCTGTAGCCATGGATAGAATTAGAAACAAAATGTTACTCCACAAAAGCAATAGCATTTTACTAATTGTTATTTAGTTAGAATGCCAATAGTAAGTCCTTTAAGCATTACACTTTATGAACAGATGGTGTTAAAGAACTGCAAGACAACTCTGCTCAAGGCATACTACACCTCACTGGAAGACAACAGGTACCAAGACTTGTGCCTATGTCGGA includes:
- the vcpkmt gene encoding protein-lysine methyltransferase METTL21D — encoded protein: MAAGADEVDYFVREIEKNDGCTLKVKQCYLGDVGCVVWDAAIVLAKYLETKQFYDPSSGVNVWAGRSVVELGAGTGVVGLMAATLGALVTVTDLEDLQTLLMVNIQENQALVSSGSVTAKVLKWGEDVSDFQPPPHYVLMADCIYYEQSIVPLVESLKLLSGPETCIICCYEQRTEGINPKVEMQFFELLQQNFNCEEIPSDKQDPEFSSPDIRILHIRRKV